From a region of the Arachis ipaensis cultivar K30076 chromosome B09, Araip1.1, whole genome shotgun sequence genome:
- the LOC107619249 gene encoding uncharacterized protein LOC107619249 gives MDIQKKRVQLLVFVVGIIALSITAEKCRQLVGEEGSSQSGKFTILNCFDMGSGTLACAVKEGVKLYFYNLRSAHVERARQLAIESSLADAVSQGMSPADSAKHAQKEGKKAAKLVSRQAKRIIGPVISSGWDFFEAVYYGGTVTEGFLRGTGTLFGAYGGGFLGEERLGRFGYLVGSHLGSWIGGRIGLMVYDVINGVQFLLNFVQTGEIDVSEKSGKVDSFFEETPAYDDSSESSSVYESSPSEQSNPYESEYQSYEKYEDSEL, from the exons ATGGATATCCAGAAGAAGAGGGTACAGTTACTCGTCTTCGTCGTTGGCATCATCGCTCTAAGCATAACAG CTGAAAAATGCAGGCAGCTTGTTGGTGAGGAGGGGTCATCCCAAAGTGGGAAGTTCACAATCTTAAATTGCTTCGACATGGGCTCCGGAACTTTAGCATGTGCTGTTAAGGAAGGCGTGAAGCTCTATTTTTACAATCTTAGATCTGCTCATGTTGAAAGAGCAAGGCAACTTGCAATTGAGTCTTCCCTTGCTGATGCGGTGTCTCAGGGGATGTCACCGGCAGACTCTGCAAAACATGCACAAAAAGAGGGTAAGAAGGCAGCAAAACTGGTCTCTCGTCAAGCCAAACGCATTATAGGCCCTGTCATCTCTTCTGGATGGGACTTCTTTGAAGCTGTGTATTATGGTGGTACAGTCACGGAGGGTTTCCTTAGGGGCACTGGTACATTGTTTGGTGCCTACGGGGGAGGGTTCCTTGGCGAGGAAAGGCTTGGTAGATTCGGCTATCTTGTTGGAAGTCACTTGGGGAGTTGGATTGGTGGTAGGATAGGACTCATGGTATATGATGTGATCAATGGAGTGCAGTTCTTGTTGAATTTTGTTCAAACGGGAGAAATTGACGTTTCTGAAAAATCTGGAAAAGTCGATTCATTCTTCGAGGAAACTCCCGCTTATGATGACAGCTCTGAAAGTTCAAGTGTTTATGAATCATCTCCCAGCGAACAATCTAACCCATATGAATCTGAGTACCAGAgctatgaaaaatatgaagattcTGAACTCTGA